From the genome of Mycobacterium dioxanotrophicus, one region includes:
- the sufC gene encoding Fe-S cluster assembly ATPase SufC, whose translation MSTLEIKDLHVSVAAKDGAEDGGAIPILKGVDLTVKSGETHAVMGPNGSGKSTLSYAIAGHPKYVVTSGSITLDGQDVLEMSIDERARAGLFLAMQYPVEVPGVSMSNFLRTAATAVRGEAPKLRHWVKEVKAAMSDLEIDPAFGERSVNEGFSGGEKKRHEILQLSLLKPKIAILDETDSGLDVDALRVVSEGVNRYAEETHGGILLITHYTRILRYIQPQFVHVFVGGRIVESGGPELADELEENGYVRFTQAVGA comes from the coding sequence ATGAGCACTCTGGAAATCAAGGACCTCCACGTCAGCGTCGCTGCTAAGGACGGCGCCGAAGACGGCGGCGCGATCCCCATCCTCAAGGGCGTCGATCTCACCGTGAAGTCGGGGGAGACGCACGCGGTGATGGGCCCCAACGGCTCGGGTAAGTCGACGCTGTCCTACGCCATCGCGGGCCACCCGAAGTATGTCGTGACGTCCGGTTCGATCACCCTCGACGGGCAGGACGTGCTCGAGATGAGCATCGACGAAAGGGCCCGCGCGGGACTGTTTTTGGCCATGCAGTACCCGGTCGAGGTGCCCGGCGTATCCATGTCGAACTTCCTGCGCACCGCCGCGACGGCGGTCCGCGGCGAGGCGCCGAAGCTGCGGCACTGGGTCAAGGAAGTCAAGGCCGCGATGAGCGACCTGGAGATCGACCCGGCGTTCGGTGAGCGCAGCGTCAACGAGGGCTTCTCCGGTGGAGAGAAGAAGCGGCACGAGATCCTGCAGCTGAGCCTGCTCAAGCCGAAGATCGCGATCCTCGACGAGACCGACTCGGGTCTCGACGTCGATGCGCTGCGGGTCGTCAGCGAGGGCGTCAACCGCTACGCCGAGGAGACCCACGGCGGCATCCTGCTCATCACGCACTACACCCGCATCCTGCGCTACATCCAGCCGCAGTTCGTGCACGTGTTCGTCGGTGGACGCATCGTGGAGTCCGGTGGGCCCGAGCTGGCCGACGAACTCGAAGAGAACGGATACGTGCGCTTCACCCAAGCCGTCGGAGCCTGA